The following coding sequences are from one Venturia canescens isolate UGA chromosome 5, ASM1945775v1, whole genome shotgun sequence window:
- the LOC122411350 gene encoding uncharacterized protein has product MEYLGNTKFFHETYNVISYYNLDELTWEESEITKGLNFMENLCSQNCIEKRLIQRLREQLNIIRNDKYTLFSTIGVPTLYRNKRGLFDFVGKISKILFGTMSADDAEYYNKEIDAVHNDNKLIGELFRNQTHTIQLFLQKSEGLFREYNDTFNKINLNFQNLGNELNELIKRDKVLAKDFLLTEMCLEIELALIGLDRNVRILIESIMFAKTGQTNPQLLSPELLMSAIKSIKEEKGSDQIPIPVHDGNYFEYLEVSDVAISVIGYRFVYVTKIPILEVENYKAFRVIPAPKLIGNNLIAYISNPHDYIITNDEKLLYTPSDERFLDTCKVHQSRYFCKRINPKYYMKAHDTCLSKIVNEPLKLNKNDCTIKIVHVTHTMWV; this is encoded by the coding sequence ATGGAATATTTGGGAAATACAAAATTCTTTCATGAGACCTACAACGTGATTTCATACTATAATTTGGACGAACTCACTTGGGAGGAGAGCGAAATCACTAAAGGATTGAATTTCATGGAAAATCTGTGTTCTCAAAAttgcatagaaaaaagattgattCAACGGCTACGTGAACAATTAAACATCATTCGTAACGATAAGTACACACTGTTTTCAACCATCGGCGTACCAAccctttatcgaaataaacgtGGTTTGTTTGACTTTGTgggaaaaataagcaaaattttatttggaaCTATGAGTGCAGATGATGCAGAGTATTATAACAAAGAAATAGATGCAGTGCATAATGATAACAAACTAATCGGGGAATTATTCAGAAATCAGACTCACACAATTCAACTCTTTCTTCAAAAAAGTGAAGGGCTTTTTCGTGAATACAATGAtacattcaataaaatcaatctaaatttccaaaatcttggtaatgaattaaatgaattgataaaaagagACAAGGTATTAgcaaaagattttttgttaACAGAAATGTGTTTGGAAATTGAATTAGCATTGATAGGACTAGACAGAAATGTGAGGATTTTAATAGAATCGATCATGTTTGCAAAAACTGGTCAGACAAACCCTCAACTATTATCGCCGGAATTATTAATGAGTGCTATTAAATCaataaaagaggaaaagggaAGCGATCAGATTCCCATCCCCGTTCATGATGGTAACTATTTCGAATATTTGGAAGTCAGTGATGTGGCTATTAGTGTCATAGGATACCGTTTTGTGTATGTTACAAAAATACCAATTCTCGAAGTCGAAAATTACAAAGCATTCAGAGTGATTCCAGCTCCGAAATTGATTGGAAACAACTTAATTGCATACATCTCGAATCCACACGATTATATTATTactaatgatgaaaaattattgtacaCCCCGAGCGACGAACGTTTTTTAGACACCTGTAAGGTGCACcaatctcgatatttttgcAAAAGGATAAACCCGAAATATTATATGAAAGCACACGACACTTGTCTGAGTAAAATAGTAAACGAACCTCTAAAGTTGAACAAAAACGACTGTACTATTAAAATAGTCCACGTAACTCACACGATGTGGGTTTAA